One genomic window of Thermorudis peleae includes the following:
- a CDS encoding DUF1648 domain-containing protein yields MESNVAEEQLRPPPVLHMRAARSRGVLIAGMVAAILLGIGVLGLLIAFSPEHSTLIRILIGLAAMAAVGASGFLAYLLIGYFSMRYSIVGRELWIQWAHQRHRVPIERITYAGPAAPILGLARNRRLRFWPGYYVDQLDTALGTVHVVATQSLSRQLLVSTDTAHFAISPMHSAEFLEQLTLAQRAVQQTWSPQAAKRQITGSLPRVSLEEAQPRTMRSSVALLRRARPISHLPSPVQVVRDDPLLRTFLILAVLLNVGLILLLLIEYNRLPQTLVLHWNANGLPDRIGDRQEIWILPIITTLVTVANLVLAWVLFQIDRMAARFLVGLTSLVHLVTWVALFSVIRG; encoded by the coding sequence ATGGAGTCGAATGTAGCCGAAGAACAGCTCCGTCCTCCCCCGGTGCTTCATATGCGGGCGGCTCGATCCCGTGGCGTCCTCATCGCTGGCATGGTCGCCGCTATTCTCTTGGGTATTGGTGTTCTTGGCTTGTTGATCGCGTTTTCACCGGAACACTCCACCCTGATTCGCATCCTCATTGGTCTGGCGGCGATGGCAGCCGTCGGGGCAAGCGGATTCCTCGCCTATTTGCTCATTGGTTATTTTTCGATGCGCTATAGCATTGTTGGCCGAGAGCTCTGGATTCAGTGGGCGCATCAGCGGCACCGCGTGCCGATTGAGCGCATTACCTATGCGGGGCCAGCAGCACCCATCCTTGGGCTTGCGCGAAACCGCCGCCTGCGTTTCTGGCCTGGCTACTACGTGGATCAGCTTGATACTGCCTTAGGCACCGTGCATGTCGTTGCAACGCAGTCGCTGAGCCGTCAACTCCTTGTTTCGACGGATACGGCACATTTTGCTATTTCGCCGATGCATTCTGCTGAGTTCCTCGAGCAACTCACGCTTGCCCAACGCGCCGTCCAGCAAACCTGGTCGCCGCAGGCAGCGAAACGGCAGATAACCGGTTCGCTGCCACGGGTATCCCTCGAGGAGGCTCAGCCGCGCACGATGCGAAGCTCAGTCGCCTTGTTACGCAGGGCTCGGCCAATTTCTCACCTCCCGTCACCGGTGCAGGTCGTTCGCGATGACCCACTTCTGCGTACGTTCCTCATCCTCGCTGTCCTCCTCAATGTTGGCCTGATCCTCTTGTTGCTGATCGAGTACAATCGCCTGCCCCAGACGCTCGTGCTCCATTGGAATGCCAATGGCCTGCCCGACCGCATCGGCGATCGACAAGAGATCTGGATTTTGCCCATTATTACAACGTTGGTGACTGTGGCAAATCTGGTACTGGCCTGGGTGCTCTTTCAGATCGACCGCATGGCAGCTCGCTTTCTCGTCGGATTAACAAGCCTTGTTCATCTCGTCACCTGGGTGGCGTTATTTTCGGTCATTCGCGGATAA
- a CDS encoding peptidylprolyl isomerase, with product MLDRIRRRFRGDRFATEPQRRRTRREREQAQQRLVILVTVITLALVFVILGVGSAYQYLYLPRQVLVEVNGQQITRGDYWKMRKLVLLNEIAQYQQLASLVSGQQSVQYQQLAQQAQSQLSTVERDPVDRSTLDQMVDDLLIVQHMGDLGVTISDQEVDQYLLSFFAPAPLASPTPTLGVDATAAAWATATATATVPTPTPTPSATATATPAKASTTPTGTPGSTPTPAASVTATPATTTPTTSATPSGTPAPTSTPGTPVPTATPTPTLSPGQAQATATAQLGQYQRSVLNQTGMSLSDFKRLYVRPMLAREKVQRVLQERVPLRAEQIHAAHILVSTEDAAKAIITQLQQGADFADLAKRLSIDSTTAVNGGDLGWFPRGYMPKAFDDVAFQLQPGQFGGPVKTEYGWHVIKVLEREADRPLSVNMLQVLRDRQLQQWLDQLHQQAKIVWHAGLQPAVTPSVPAPFEPPPDAPPTPTPTPLPTPTPGPTPTGTPPVPAGTPAAQATPTP from the coding sequence ATGCTTGACCGGATCCGGCGCCGGTTTAGAGGGGATCGTTTTGCCACCGAGCCTCAACGGCGCCGCACCCGTCGAGAGCGTGAACAAGCCCAGCAACGGCTGGTCATTCTGGTCACCGTTATTACGCTTGCCCTGGTCTTTGTCATTCTTGGCGTTGGCTCAGCGTATCAGTACCTCTATCTGCCCCGCCAAGTCCTGGTCGAGGTCAATGGCCAACAAATTACGCGGGGTGACTATTGGAAGATGCGCAAGCTGGTACTGCTCAACGAGATTGCCCAGTACCAGCAACTGGCAAGCCTTGTCTCAGGGCAGCAAAGCGTGCAGTATCAGCAGCTTGCCCAGCAAGCGCAGTCACAGCTCTCGACGGTCGAGCGTGATCCTGTCGATCGCTCAACGCTTGACCAGATGGTTGACGACCTCCTGATTGTCCAGCACATGGGCGACCTTGGGGTGACCATCTCTGATCAGGAAGTCGACCAGTATCTGCTCAGCTTCTTTGCTCCTGCCCCGCTCGCTTCCCCAACCCCCACCCTCGGCGTTGATGCGACAGCGGCCGCGTGGGCCACGGCGACCGCAACGGCAACAGTGCCGACACCGACCCCAACACCGTCTGCAACTGCCACAGCAACGCCGGCGAAAGCGAGCACGACGCCAACAGGGACGCCGGGTAGTACGCCAACACCAGCAGCGTCCGTGACGGCAACCCCTGCCACAACGACGCCGACCACGAGTGCCACACCGAGCGGTACACCGGCACCAACCAGTACACCAGGCACGCCGGTTCCAACAGCGACTCCAACGCCAACACTTTCTCCCGGCCAGGCTCAGGCAACAGCGACAGCCCAGCTTGGCCAGTATCAGCGCTCTGTGCTGAATCAGACCGGCATGTCACTTTCAGACTTCAAGCGCCTCTACGTTCGCCCGATGCTTGCGCGCGAGAAAGTGCAGCGGGTGCTCCAGGAACGTGTTCCCTTGCGTGCCGAGCAGATTCATGCGGCGCATATCCTCGTCTCAACGGAAGACGCCGCCAAAGCGATCATTACGCAACTGCAGCAGGGTGCTGATTTCGCTGATCTCGCCAAGCGGTTGAGCATCGATTCGACAACGGCGGTCAATGGTGGAGATCTCGGCTGGTTCCCGCGTGGCTATATGCCCAAGGCGTTTGACGATGTGGCATTCCAGTTGCAACCCGGACAGTTTGGCGGCCCAGTGAAGACTGAATATGGCTGGCACGTCATTAAGGTGCTGGAGCGCGAGGCTGATCGGCCGCTCAGCGTGAACATGCTCCAAGTCTTGCGAGATCGTCAGCTGCAGCAATGGCTTGATCAGCTCCATCAGCAGGCGAAGATTGTCTGGCACGCTGGCTTACAGCCGGCAGTGACGCCGTCGGTTCCGGCGCCCTTTGAACCACCGCCGGATGCGCCGCCGACGCCAACACCAACGCCGCTCCCAACACCGACGCCAGGCCCCACGCCTACCGGCACGCCACCAGTTCCTGCTGGCACGCCAGCGGCACAGGCGACGCCAACCCCATGA
- the rpsR gene encoding 30S ribosomal protein S18, giving the protein MVDEPVTQEETTATAQGAAEETTARRPTGTARYYPRRKVCPFCVEGVKVIDYKDFGRLRRYISPHAKIEPRRSTGVCAKHQRQLAVAIKRARHLALLPFVA; this is encoded by the coding sequence ATGGTCGATGAACCGGTAACGCAGGAAGAGACGACAGCAACGGCGCAGGGAGCAGCCGAAGAAACGACGGCGCGCCGACCGACTGGGACAGCCCGCTATTACCCGCGCCGCAAGGTCTGCCCGTTCTGCGTCGAAGGGGTGAAGGTGATTGACTATAAGGATTTTGGACGCCTTCGCCGCTATATTTCACCGCATGCCAAGATTGAGCCTCGTCGCTCGACCGGTGTTTGCGCCAAGCACCAGCGACAGCTTGCGGTCGCTATCAAGCGTGCGCGCCATCTTGCCTTGTTGCCGTTCGTTGCCTAG
- a CDS encoding single-stranded DNA-binding protein — protein sequence MSRGLNRIQIIGNLGRDPEMRYTPSGTPVTEFSVAVNRRRRDAEGQWTDETEWFRVICWNRLAEISDQMLRKGARVYVEGRLQVRAYLDRMNQPRAVAEIIANNVIVLSSRSDMADIGDETVSGRDWESGNTFPGEYGVAPGEEEDLGDVPF from the coding sequence ATGTCGCGGGGGCTCAATCGTATCCAGATTATCGGCAACCTCGGACGCGACCCGGAAATGCGCTATACCCCGAGTGGCACGCCGGTGACGGAGTTCAGCGTCGCGGTTAATCGGCGCCGCCGTGACGCTGAGGGCCAGTGGACTGATGAAACAGAATGGTTCCGGGTGATCTGCTGGAACCGTCTTGCTGAGATCTCGGACCAGATGCTGCGCAAAGGCGCGCGTGTCTATGTCGAGGGGCGCCTGCAGGTGCGGGCCTACCTTGACCGGATGAACCAGCCGCGAGCAGTGGCCGAGATCATCGCCAACAACGTGATCGTGCTCTCGTCCCGCAGTGACATGGCCGATATCGGCGATGAGACGGTATCAGGCCGCGATTGGGAGAGTGGGAATACTTTCCCAGGGGAGTACGGCGTAGCGCCAGGTGAAGAAGAAGATCTCGGAGACGTTCCCTTTTAG
- the rpsF gene encoding 30S ribosomal protein S6: MPRYEPEPRPYELMVLFRPDLASDGLDAAVERIQQLLTSLGGTVTQIKRDTPWGRRRLAYPIQHFQDAIYVLYTFTFPPSKTREIEQELRINEQVIRFLLVRQDK; the protein is encoded by the coding sequence TTGCCACGCTATGAGCCTGAACCCCGGCCGTATGAGTTGATGGTGCTGTTCCGGCCTGATCTTGCGAGCGATGGTCTCGACGCGGCCGTCGAGCGCATTCAGCAACTGCTGACGTCTCTCGGCGGAACCGTCACGCAGATCAAGCGTGACACGCCGTGGGGGCGCCGGCGCCTAGCTTATCCTATTCAGCATTTTCAAGATGCGATTTATGTGCTCTATACGTTCACCTTCCCACCATCGAAGACTCGCGAGATCGAGCAAGAGTTACGGATCAATGAACAGGTGATTCGGTTCCTGCTCGTTCGTCAAGACAAATAG
- the thrB gene encoding homoserine kinase, with product MPWLNVRVPASSANLGPGFDSLALALGSYLTITVLPASRFHVVSPLPDGGRNLVEEAMHVVAEATGRSLPSCRVEVASAIPVARGLGSSAAAIVGGLVAANALLGAPLTQRELLHLAWSLEGHGDNVAAALFGGAVLAYGTADHPRAYQIPLRVPLMAVLFIPHAHGYTSEARAVLPHTVSRTVTVATAARCALLTLALTTGQLELLREAMTDELHQPYRARLYPYLPEAIAVACNAGAFGAALSGAGPAVIALTSNERVQQVAFAFREFAAQRDIPADIAVLPVVEHGAQCHVIAERDVEPDTVNP from the coding sequence ATGCCCTGGCTTAACGTTCGCGTTCCAGCGTCGAGTGCCAATCTTGGCCCGGGTTTCGATTCGCTTGCACTTGCGCTCGGATCCTATTTGACTATCACGGTGCTACCGGCATCGCGTTTCCATGTGGTCTCGCCGCTTCCCGATGGTGGGCGCAATCTGGTTGAAGAAGCGATGCACGTCGTGGCTGAGGCTACCGGCCGTTCATTGCCATCCTGCCGTGTTGAAGTCGCCTCAGCGATCCCGGTTGCACGGGGGTTAGGCAGTTCAGCGGCTGCAATTGTCGGGGGATTAGTTGCCGCGAATGCGTTGCTGGGGGCACCACTGACGCAACGCGAGCTTTTGCACCTTGCCTGGAGCCTCGAGGGGCATGGTGACAATGTCGCGGCTGCCTTGTTCGGCGGTGCTGTCCTCGCCTATGGTACGGCCGACCATCCTCGTGCGTACCAGATCCCGTTGCGTGTCCCACTCATGGCGGTCCTCTTTATTCCGCATGCCCATGGCTATACCAGCGAAGCGCGTGCAGTCCTACCGCACACCGTTTCCCGGACGGTGACGGTCGCCACCGCGGCTCGTTGTGCGCTGCTGACGCTTGCGCTCACGACCGGACAACTTGAGTTGCTGCGAGAAGCGATGACGGATGAGCTTCATCAGCCGTACCGCGCTCGTCTCTATCCCTACTTGCCGGAGGCGATCGCTGTTGCGTGCAATGCCGGGGCGTTTGGTGCGGCGCTGAGCGGTGCTGGACCGGCTGTCATCGCGTTGACGAGCAACGAGCGAGTGCAGCAGGTAGCGTTCGCGTTTCGTGAGTTTGCTGCCCAGCGTGACATCCCTGCTGACATTGCCGTGCTTCCGGTTGTTGAACACGGGGCGCAATGTCACGTCATAGCTGAACGCGACGTTGAGCCTGATACGGTGAATCCCTGA
- the thrC gene encoding threonine synthase has protein sequence MDGADDRPGQMTTPVTALDADAMPSLRCRACGMQYPAQQAPGRCSCGGLLDLDIAVPSGLDRDVFTRRLASHDLLDRSGVWRYREFLVPLPSPVIVTRPEGNTNLYPVPRIAQWAGCAQLWLKHEGENPTGSFKDRGMTVAVSHARWIGARAVACASTGNTSASVAAYAALAGLPAVVFLPEGKITAAKLGQAIAYGARIVQIRGDFDAAMRLVQEASAAFGLYLLNSVNPFRLLGQQTIMFEMLHQLAWDAPDWIVLPGGNLGNTAAFGQALVRAHAAGLIARLPRLATVQAEGAAPFYAAFQRRFTAFSPVQAETIATAIRIGNPVNYERARDAIVATDGVVTAVSDAEILEAKAMIDRAGIGCEPASAAAVAGLRRLISEGVIDAKSNVVAVLTGHVLKDPETIMAMHQTAAEPSPAWVNRPIVVEPTLAALREVLDALA, from the coding sequence ATGGATGGAGCTGACGATCGTCCAGGGCAAATGACAACGCCAGTGACGGCGTTGGACGCCGATGCCATGCCATCCTTGCGTTGCCGCGCATGCGGCATGCAATATCCAGCACAGCAAGCCCCTGGACGTTGCTCTTGCGGAGGACTCCTCGACCTCGATATCGCGGTTCCATCTGGCCTTGATCGTGATGTCTTCACGCGACGCCTCGCGAGTCATGACCTGCTCGACCGAAGTGGCGTCTGGCGTTATCGCGAATTCCTTGTTCCCTTACCATCTCCTGTCATTGTCACGCGGCCGGAAGGGAATACAAACCTCTACCCTGTGCCACGCATCGCCCAATGGGCTGGGTGCGCTCAGCTTTGGCTGAAGCATGAAGGGGAAAATCCTACCGGCTCGTTTAAAGATCGTGGCATGACCGTTGCGGTCAGTCACGCTCGCTGGATTGGCGCTCGGGCCGTCGCCTGTGCCTCAACAGGGAATACCTCTGCCTCGGTTGCAGCCTATGCAGCTCTTGCTGGCTTACCAGCTGTTGTCTTTTTGCCTGAAGGCAAGATTACGGCTGCGAAGTTGGGCCAGGCAATTGCCTACGGAGCGCGGATTGTCCAAATCCGCGGCGACTTCGACGCGGCGATGCGGCTGGTCCAGGAGGCAAGCGCAGCATTCGGCCTGTATCTCTTGAACTCGGTCAATCCATTCCGGCTGCTCGGGCAACAGACAATTATGTTTGAAATGCTACACCAGCTTGCCTGGGACGCGCCGGACTGGATTGTCCTGCCGGGCGGCAATCTTGGGAATACGGCCGCTTTTGGCCAGGCATTAGTACGTGCGCACGCTGCTGGCCTTATTGCGCGCCTGCCACGCCTGGCGACCGTCCAGGCTGAGGGGGCAGCGCCATTCTATGCTGCCTTCCAGCGGCGCTTTACCGCATTTTCGCCGGTGCAAGCTGAGACCATCGCAACCGCAATCCGTATTGGCAATCCTGTGAACTACGAGCGGGCACGTGATGCGATCGTCGCCACAGACGGTGTTGTGACTGCCGTTAGCGATGCGGAGATTCTCGAAGCAAAAGCGATGATCGACCGCGCCGGCATCGGGTGTGAGCCAGCCTCTGCAGCTGCCGTCGCTGGCCTGCGACGTCTGATCAGCGAGGGTGTCATTGACGCGAAGTCCAACGTCGTCGCCGTGTTGACTGGTCACGTGCTCAAGGATCCTGAGACAATCATGGCGATGCATCAGACCGCCGCTGAGCCTTCCCCTGCGTGGGTGAACCGCCCGATCGTTGTCGAGCCGACTCTTGCTGCACTGCGTGAGGTGCTCGATGCCCTGGCTTAA
- a CDS encoding ABC transporter permease, producing MAEVTGGQVQAATPAAVERLAGLRSQKPRSLWSDAWRQFRHHRLALLGVGVLVVIVLATLIGPLVWPIPWNVFDMAQAMQPPSLQHPFGTSDLGYDMLARVLWGGRISIAVGIVAMLVSIFLGTTIGSLAGYFGGLIDSLLMRLTDLFISLPSLPLLLLVTYLFRDRMKAIFGLQLGTFILIVTVIGALNWMPVARLVRASFLSIKQKEFIEAAHCIGVPTLSIIVKHILPNTLSPVIVAATLGVAEAIITESALSFLGLGFPPDIPTWGRLLYDGQNMIEFAPWMVIFPGLAIFLTVLCINYVGDGLRDALDPRRMNV from the coding sequence ATGGCAGAAGTGACGGGAGGACAAGTGCAAGCAGCAACGCCGGCAGCCGTCGAGCGCCTGGCTGGACTTCGCTCGCAGAAGCCGCGCTCACTCTGGAGTGATGCCTGGCGACAATTCCGACACCATCGTCTTGCCCTCCTTGGTGTTGGTGTTCTTGTTGTTATTGTTCTTGCGACGCTTATTGGACCGCTCGTTTGGCCAATTCCGTGGAATGTGTTTGACATGGCCCAGGCAATGCAACCTCCGTCGCTGCAGCATCCCTTTGGGACAAGTGACCTTGGCTATGACATGCTGGCCCGCGTTCTGTGGGGTGGACGGATCTCGATCGCTGTTGGCATCGTGGCCATGCTTGTCTCGATTTTCCTCGGTACAACGATTGGATCACTCGCAGGCTATTTCGGTGGACTCATCGATTCGCTCTTAATGCGTCTAACCGACCTCTTTATCTCCTTGCCCAGTCTGCCACTGTTGCTGCTCGTAACCTATCTCTTCCGCGATCGCATGAAGGCGATTTTTGGTCTCCAGCTTGGTACCTTTATCCTGATTGTGACGGTGATCGGTGCGCTGAACTGGATGCCGGTTGCCCGTCTGGTGCGTGCTTCCTTCCTTTCGATCAAGCAAAAGGAATTCATTGAAGCCGCTCACTGCATTGGTGTACCGACGCTGAGCATTATTGTGAAGCACATCCTGCCGAATACCCTGAGCCCCGTTATTGTTGCGGCAACGCTTGGTGTTGCGGAAGCGATCATCACGGAATCCGCGCTCTCCTTCCTCGGTCTCGGCTTTCCGCCAGACATTCCAACATGGGGGCGCTTGCTCTACGATGGCCAGAACATGATTGAATTTGCGCCGTGGATGGTAATCTTCCCAGGGCTTGCAATCTTCCTTACTGTCCTCTGCATCAACTACGTCGGTGACGGTCTCCGTGATGCGCTCGATCCGCGGCGGATGAATGTCTAG
- a CDS encoding ABC transporter permease — MTRYLIRRILTAIPTLLAISVVIFTILALAPGDPLSEFAVNPAVPPEVRQRIRHSLGLDEPIPVRYVKWLKSMATGDFGYSFRTHGPVRDLIVQRLPTTIYVIGTAYLISVLLAIPIGVISAVKQYSIFDNIATTFAFIGFSLPTFFTGLLLILIFSVKLGWLPMIYRTTIDTPGLAGLWEKIKQAIMPITVLGLFQTATLMRYTRAAMLEAIPQDYVRTARAKGLSEFTVITRHVMRNALIPVVTIVALSIPGVFTGAVITEQIFRVPGMGSLLISAINDSDTPVVMAITIIFAVLVVLFNLIADILYGVLDPRIKYD, encoded by the coding sequence ATGACGCGCTATCTGATCCGGCGAATACTCACAGCAATTCCGACGTTGCTGGCGATCAGTGTGGTGATCTTCACGATCTTGGCTCTTGCTCCAGGTGATCCGCTGTCGGAGTTCGCGGTTAATCCAGCTGTTCCGCCGGAAGTGCGTCAACGAATTCGCCATAGCCTTGGGCTCGATGAGCCTATTCCGGTTCGCTACGTCAAGTGGCTCAAGTCCATGGCAACGGGTGATTTTGGGTACTCGTTCCGTACCCACGGCCCGGTGCGCGACTTGATTGTTCAGCGCTTGCCTACGACGATTTACGTGATCGGGACGGCGTACCTGATCTCGGTGCTGCTGGCTATTCCCATCGGTGTCATTTCGGCCGTGAAACAGTATTCGATCTTTGACAATATCGCGACGACATTTGCGTTTATCGGCTTCTCGCTCCCCACCTTCTTTACCGGCTTGCTGTTAATTCTCATTTTCAGCGTCAAACTTGGATGGCTTCCAATGATTTACCGCACAACCATCGATACTCCGGGCTTAGCTGGACTGTGGGAAAAGATTAAACAGGCCATTATGCCGATCACGGTGCTTGGTCTCTTCCAGACAGCGACACTGATGCGCTACACTCGTGCGGCAATGCTTGAGGCGATCCCGCAGGATTATGTGCGGACAGCCCGCGCCAAGGGGCTCAGTGAGTTTACGGTCATCACGCGCCACGTGATGCGTAATGCCTTAATTCCTGTCGTCACCATCGTTGCGTTAAGCATCCCAGGCGTTTTTACGGGCGCGGTCATTACCGAACAGATCTTCCGTGTCCCGGGCATGGGGTCGCTCTTAATCTCGGCGATCAACGACAGCGATACTCCGGTTGTGATGGCGATTACCATCATCTTTGCGGTACTCGTTGTGCTCTTTAATTTGATCGCCGACATTCTCTACGGCGTCCTTGACCCACGGATCAAATACGACTAG
- a CDS encoding peptide ABC transporter substrate-binding protein yields MSQSAFEELRQAALAGTMNRREVLKRAAALGLSAPAIAALLAACGGGGGNATPTPTTAPAAQPSPTQATTQQATATKPAATATTQPTAQKRGAGGQLKLLWWQAPTILNPHLSQGTKDFDASHIVLEPLADIDDNGQLVPVLAAEIPSLENGGVAKDGKSVTWKLKQGVKWSDGQPFTSKDVLFTWQLVSNKDSNATTAANYEVIDSIETPDDYTVKINFKQPTPGWMNVFVGPYGMIVPEHILKDYVGSKLQNAPFNLNPVGTGPYKVKDFKPGDVITFEINENYRDPNKPFFATVEMKGGGDAASAARAVLQTGEYDYAWNIQVEPSILNQLMQGGKGEIVTGSATNVERILINFTDPNKEVDGERSKLGNPHPFQSDPNVRQAYALLCQRDVIAKQLYGQAGDATSNVLVAPKAFVSPNTKWEFNPQKAAALLDQAGWTKGPDGVRQKNGVRMEITYQTTVNQVRQRTQEIIKAAFEQVGIKVNLKTVDAKVFFSSDPGNPDTAAHFYTDIEMFTNGPSSVYPLDYMVSWYGKPDNIAQKSNNWSGNNYERWQNSDYDKLYEQAQTELDPEKQKQLFIQMNDLVVNNVVSIPLVARKLVGVKAKNLSNLNLSGWTDDTWNIANWVRTQ; encoded by the coding sequence ATGAGCCAATCGGCATTTGAGGAGCTCCGTCAGGCTGCGCTTGCTGGCACGATGAACCGACGTGAGGTGCTCAAACGTGCGGCTGCGCTTGGGTTGAGTGCGCCAGCGATTGCTGCGCTACTTGCAGCCTGTGGTGGTGGCGGCGGGAATGCGACGCCAACGCCGACAACGGCTCCAGCGGCGCAGCCTTCGCCAACGCAGGCCACCACGCAACAAGCAACCGCAACCAAGCCCGCTGCGACAGCAACGACCCAGCCAACGGCACAAAAGCGTGGTGCCGGCGGGCAGCTCAAGCTGCTCTGGTGGCAAGCCCCAACGATCCTGAATCCCCATCTGTCGCAGGGAACGAAGGATTTTGATGCATCACACATCGTCCTCGAGCCGCTTGCTGACATTGATGACAATGGCCAGCTGGTACCAGTTCTCGCAGCTGAGATTCCGTCACTCGAAAATGGTGGCGTAGCGAAGGACGGCAAGTCGGTCACGTGGAAGCTGAAGCAAGGCGTCAAGTGGTCGGACGGTCAGCCGTTCACGTCGAAGGACGTGCTCTTCACCTGGCAGCTTGTTTCCAACAAGGACTCCAATGCGACAACGGCTGCCAACTATGAGGTCATCGATTCGATTGAAACCCCAGATGATTACACCGTCAAGATTAACTTCAAGCAGCCGACGCCGGGTTGGATGAACGTTTTTGTTGGCCCCTACGGGATGATCGTCCCTGAGCATATCCTCAAGGACTACGTCGGCTCGAAGCTGCAGAACGCTCCGTTTAACCTCAATCCAGTCGGCACTGGCCCCTATAAGGTGAAGGACTTCAAGCCTGGCGACGTGATTACCTTTGAGATTAACGAGAACTATCGTGATCCCAATAAGCCCTTCTTTGCCACCGTTGAGATGAAAGGTGGTGGGGATGCGGCGAGCGCAGCGCGCGCTGTTCTGCAAACCGGCGAGTATGACTATGCCTGGAACATTCAGGTCGAGCCAAGCATTCTCAATCAGCTTATGCAAGGTGGCAAAGGAGAAATAGTTACAGGTAGTGCAACGAATGTGGAGCGCATCCTCATCAACTTTACTGATCCAAACAAAGAGGTTGATGGCGAGCGCTCGAAGCTTGGCAATCCGCATCCTTTCCAATCTGACCCGAACGTCCGGCAGGCTTATGCGTTGCTCTGCCAGCGTGACGTGATTGCCAAGCAGCTTTATGGGCAGGCTGGCGATGCAACGAGCAATGTTCTCGTGGCGCCGAAGGCGTTTGTCTCGCCCAATACGAAGTGGGAGTTTAATCCCCAGAAGGCCGCAGCGTTGCTTGACCAGGCTGGCTGGACGAAAGGGCCGGACGGCGTCCGCCAGAAGAATGGCGTCCGGATGGAGATCACCTACCAGACGACGGTCAACCAGGTTCGCCAGCGGACGCAAGAGATTATTAAGGCGGCGTTCGAGCAAGTTGGCATTAAAGTGAACCTGAAGACGGTTGATGCGAAGGTCTTCTTCTCCAGCGATCCTGGTAACCCAGATACCGCCGCTCACTTCTACACTGATATTGAGATGTTTACCAACGGTCCTTCCTCCGTCTATCCGCTCGATTATATGGTCAGCTGGTATGGGAAGCCCGATAACATCGCGCAGAAGTCAAATAATTGGTCTGGCAATAATTACGAGCGCTGGCAGAATAGCGACTACGATAAGCTCTACGAGCAGGCGCAGACCGAACTCGACCCAGAGAAGCAGAAGCAACTCTTTATTCAGATGAACGATCTCGTCGTCAACAATGTCGTCAGCATTCCGCTTGTTGCCCGGAAGCTTGTTGGTGTAAAGGCCAAGAATCTCTCCAACTTGAATCTTTCTGGCTGGACGGATGATACCTGGAATATTGCGAACTGGGTTCGCACGCAATAA